In a genomic window of Leptidea sinapis chromosome 14, ilLepSina1.1, whole genome shotgun sequence:
- the LOC126967972 gene encoding phosphopentomutase isoform X2, with the protein MLKRQKFGTAGLRGRMGAGFSCMNDVVVLQTAQGLCSYLKRVCEPHKLDNGIIVGFDGRYNSKRFAELTAKVFTSASIPVCLFSSVCPTPLVSFTTIVLDAAAGVMVTASHNPKEDNGYKVYWGNGSQIITPHDDNILEEILSCLDIPDKHWDIDDIRSDALVTDKLEDMTSQYMQYIRDSLHDDVLVENRRQALSTVYSAMHGVGYEYVLKAFEAANLKAPLSVIEQQDPNPDFPTVKFPNPEEQECLELSKRLADQNGVQLIVVNDPDADRLAVAEYNKREKSWKVFSGNEMGSLLGWWILKQQKREESTRELYLLASFVSSHMLRAIAGDSATFLETLTGFKWMGNKTLLLKEEGKKAIFAYEEAIGYMCSPVVPDKDGVSAAVQVVSMASHLNAEGTTLQDQLHDLYRQFGYHVSFNSYFIVEDPAVVAKIFYKIRNHGSTHSYPKYVGSCEIGSINDFTAGVRIPDDERDNSKSDAVGTGLDQKYTSGEMISFRCHNGLRVIIRTSGTEPKLKYYTELVCDAPTRSEQEAKKLELEAMVKEFINELIQPQLYSLVF; encoded by the exons ATGTTGAAGCGTCAAAAATTTGGCACTGCAGGTTTGAGAGGTCGTATGGGAGCTGGTTTCTCATGTATGAATGATGTCGTAGTCTTACAGACAGCTCAG GGCTTATGTTCATACCTAAAAAGGGTATGTGAACCTCACAAGTTAGATAATGGAATTATTGTCGGATTTGATGGAAGATATAACAGCAAGAG GTTCGCAGAGCTGACTGCGAAAGTATTTACCTCGGCCTCCATACCGGTGTGTCTCTTCTCCTCGGTATGTCCCACTCCACTCGTATCATTCACCACGATAGTCCTGGACGCGGCTGCCGGGGTCATGGTCACTGCTTCCCACAATCCCAAAGAAGACAACGGATACAAAGTGTACTGGGGTAATGGATCACAGATCATCACTCCCCACGATGACAATATACTGGAAGAGATCCTGAGCTGTTTAGA TATACCGGACAAGCATTGGGACATCGACGATATCAGAAGTGATGCCCTCGTGACTGACAAACTCGAAGATATGACGTCACAGTACATGCAGTACATTCGCGATAGCCTGCACGATGATGTGCTCGTGGAGAACCGGAGGCAAGCGCTCAGTACTGTGTACAGCGCTATGCATGGAGTTGGCTACGAATACGTGCTGAAGGCCTTTGAAGCAGCTAACTTGAAG GCGCCACTAAGTGTGATCGAACAGCAAGATCCAAATCCCGATTTCCCAACAGTTAAGTTTCCCAACCCGGAGGAACAGGAATGTTTGGAACTGAGCAAGAGGCTGGCTGACCAGAACGGGGTTCAACTCATCGTAGTCAACGATCCAGACGCAGATAGGCTTGCGGTCGCTGAATATAATAAGAG GGAAAAGTCATGGAAAGTATTCAGCGGTAACGAGATGGGGTCATTGCTTGGTTGGTGGATACTGAAGCAGCAGAAGCGTGAAGAGTCCACCCGCGAGCTCTACCTGCTGGCGAGCTTCGTCAGCTCTCACATGCTGAGGGCCATCGCTGGAGACAGCGCCACCTTTTTGGAGACGCTCACCGGCTTCAAGTGGATGG gtaataaaacacttttactgaaagaagaagGCAAGAAGGCTATCTTTGCATACGAAGAAGCGATCGGATATATGTGCAGCCCCGTCGTGCCAGACAAGGATGGTGTATCAGCTGCTGTGCAG GTGGTGTCCATGGCTTCTCACCTGAACGCTGAAGGCACCACTCTACAAGACCAGCTCCACGATTTGTACCGCCAGTTCGGCTACCATGTGTCTTTCAACTCTTACTTCATAGTGGAGGACCCGGCCGTTGTCGCcaagatattttataaaatacgaaACCATGGTTCAACTCACAGT TATCCGAAATATGTGGGCTCCTGTGAAATAGGATCGATAAACGATTTCACTGCTGGAGTTAGAATACCAGACGATGAAAGAGACAACAGCAAAAGTG ATGCTGTCGGTACCGGCTTGGATCAAAAGTACACGAGCGGTGAAATGATATCTTTCCGATGTCACAATGGACTGAGAGTGATAATACGAACCAGCGGCACTGAGCCCAAGCTGAAATACTACACAGAGCTCGTGTGTGACGCGCCTACACGCAG
- the LOC126967972 gene encoding phosphopentomutase isoform X1: MSVCKSGDSELDAAVERWLKYDKNPITKQEVLDDIHNSQWRKLRKTMLKRQKFGTAGLRGRMGAGFSCMNDVVVLQTAQGLCSYLKRVCEPHKLDNGIIVGFDGRYNSKRFAELTAKVFTSASIPVCLFSSVCPTPLVSFTTIVLDAAAGVMVTASHNPKEDNGYKVYWGNGSQIITPHDDNILEEILSCLDIPDKHWDIDDIRSDALVTDKLEDMTSQYMQYIRDSLHDDVLVENRRQALSTVYSAMHGVGYEYVLKAFEAANLKAPLSVIEQQDPNPDFPTVKFPNPEEQECLELSKRLADQNGVQLIVVNDPDADRLAVAEYNKREKSWKVFSGNEMGSLLGWWILKQQKREESTRELYLLASFVSSHMLRAIAGDSATFLETLTGFKWMGNKTLLLKEEGKKAIFAYEEAIGYMCSPVVPDKDGVSAAVQVVSMASHLNAEGTTLQDQLHDLYRQFGYHVSFNSYFIVEDPAVVAKIFYKIRNHGSTHSYPKYVGSCEIGSINDFTAGVRIPDDERDNSKSDAVGTGLDQKYTSGEMISFRCHNGLRVIIRTSGTEPKLKYYTELVCDAPTRSEQEAKKLELEAMVKEFINELIQPQLYSLVF; this comes from the exons atgtctgtttgtaaaagTGGTGATAGTGAACTAGATGCAGCAGTAGAAAGGTGGCTTAAATATGATAAG AATCCAATAACAAAACAAGAAGTTTTGGATGACATACATAACTCACAATGGAGAAAATTAAGGAAAACAATGTTGAAGCGTCAAAAATTTGGCACTGCAGGTTTGAGAGGTCGTATGGGAGCTGGTTTCTCATGTATGAATGATGTCGTAGTCTTACAGACAGCTCAG GGCTTATGTTCATACCTAAAAAGGGTATGTGAACCTCACAAGTTAGATAATGGAATTATTGTCGGATTTGATGGAAGATATAACAGCAAGAG GTTCGCAGAGCTGACTGCGAAAGTATTTACCTCGGCCTCCATACCGGTGTGTCTCTTCTCCTCGGTATGTCCCACTCCACTCGTATCATTCACCACGATAGTCCTGGACGCGGCTGCCGGGGTCATGGTCACTGCTTCCCACAATCCCAAAGAAGACAACGGATACAAAGTGTACTGGGGTAATGGATCACAGATCATCACTCCCCACGATGACAATATACTGGAAGAGATCCTGAGCTGTTTAGA TATACCGGACAAGCATTGGGACATCGACGATATCAGAAGTGATGCCCTCGTGACTGACAAACTCGAAGATATGACGTCACAGTACATGCAGTACATTCGCGATAGCCTGCACGATGATGTGCTCGTGGAGAACCGGAGGCAAGCGCTCAGTACTGTGTACAGCGCTATGCATGGAGTTGGCTACGAATACGTGCTGAAGGCCTTTGAAGCAGCTAACTTGAAG GCGCCACTAAGTGTGATCGAACAGCAAGATCCAAATCCCGATTTCCCAACAGTTAAGTTTCCCAACCCGGAGGAACAGGAATGTTTGGAACTGAGCAAGAGGCTGGCTGACCAGAACGGGGTTCAACTCATCGTAGTCAACGATCCAGACGCAGATAGGCTTGCGGTCGCTGAATATAATAAGAG GGAAAAGTCATGGAAAGTATTCAGCGGTAACGAGATGGGGTCATTGCTTGGTTGGTGGATACTGAAGCAGCAGAAGCGTGAAGAGTCCACCCGCGAGCTCTACCTGCTGGCGAGCTTCGTCAGCTCTCACATGCTGAGGGCCATCGCTGGAGACAGCGCCACCTTTTTGGAGACGCTCACCGGCTTCAAGTGGATGG gtaataaaacacttttactgaaagaagaagGCAAGAAGGCTATCTTTGCATACGAAGAAGCGATCGGATATATGTGCAGCCCCGTCGTGCCAGACAAGGATGGTGTATCAGCTGCTGTGCAG GTGGTGTCCATGGCTTCTCACCTGAACGCTGAAGGCACCACTCTACAAGACCAGCTCCACGATTTGTACCGCCAGTTCGGCTACCATGTGTCTTTCAACTCTTACTTCATAGTGGAGGACCCGGCCGTTGTCGCcaagatattttataaaatacgaaACCATGGTTCAACTCACAGT TATCCGAAATATGTGGGCTCCTGTGAAATAGGATCGATAAACGATTTCACTGCTGGAGTTAGAATACCAGACGATGAAAGAGACAACAGCAAAAGTG ATGCTGTCGGTACCGGCTTGGATCAAAAGTACACGAGCGGTGAAATGATATCTTTCCGATGTCACAATGGACTGAGAGTGATAATACGAACCAGCGGCACTGAGCCCAAGCTGAAATACTACACAGAGCTCGTGTGTGACGCGCCTACACGCAG
- the LOC126967972 gene encoding phosphopentomutase isoform X3 has translation MIRFAELTAKVFTSASIPVCLFSSVCPTPLVSFTTIVLDAAAGVMVTASHNPKEDNGYKVYWGNGSQIITPHDDNILEEILSCLDIPDKHWDIDDIRSDALVTDKLEDMTSQYMQYIRDSLHDDVLVENRRQALSTVYSAMHGVGYEYVLKAFEAANLKAPLSVIEQQDPNPDFPTVKFPNPEEQECLELSKRLADQNGVQLIVVNDPDADRLAVAEYNKREKSWKVFSGNEMGSLLGWWILKQQKREESTRELYLLASFVSSHMLRAIAGDSATFLETLTGFKWMGNKTLLLKEEGKKAIFAYEEAIGYMCSPVVPDKDGVSAAVQVVSMASHLNAEGTTLQDQLHDLYRQFGYHVSFNSYFIVEDPAVVAKIFYKIRNHGSTHSYPKYVGSCEIGSINDFTAGVRIPDDERDNSKSDAVGTGLDQKYTSGEMISFRCHNGLRVIIRTSGTEPKLKYYTELVCDAPTRSEQEAKKLELEAMVKEFINELIQPQLYSLVF, from the exons ATGATAAG GTTCGCAGAGCTGACTGCGAAAGTATTTACCTCGGCCTCCATACCGGTGTGTCTCTTCTCCTCGGTATGTCCCACTCCACTCGTATCATTCACCACGATAGTCCTGGACGCGGCTGCCGGGGTCATGGTCACTGCTTCCCACAATCCCAAAGAAGACAACGGATACAAAGTGTACTGGGGTAATGGATCACAGATCATCACTCCCCACGATGACAATATACTGGAAGAGATCCTGAGCTGTTTAGA TATACCGGACAAGCATTGGGACATCGACGATATCAGAAGTGATGCCCTCGTGACTGACAAACTCGAAGATATGACGTCACAGTACATGCAGTACATTCGCGATAGCCTGCACGATGATGTGCTCGTGGAGAACCGGAGGCAAGCGCTCAGTACTGTGTACAGCGCTATGCATGGAGTTGGCTACGAATACGTGCTGAAGGCCTTTGAAGCAGCTAACTTGAAG GCGCCACTAAGTGTGATCGAACAGCAAGATCCAAATCCCGATTTCCCAACAGTTAAGTTTCCCAACCCGGAGGAACAGGAATGTTTGGAACTGAGCAAGAGGCTGGCTGACCAGAACGGGGTTCAACTCATCGTAGTCAACGATCCAGACGCAGATAGGCTTGCGGTCGCTGAATATAATAAGAG GGAAAAGTCATGGAAAGTATTCAGCGGTAACGAGATGGGGTCATTGCTTGGTTGGTGGATACTGAAGCAGCAGAAGCGTGAAGAGTCCACCCGCGAGCTCTACCTGCTGGCGAGCTTCGTCAGCTCTCACATGCTGAGGGCCATCGCTGGAGACAGCGCCACCTTTTTGGAGACGCTCACCGGCTTCAAGTGGATGG gtaataaaacacttttactgaaagaagaagGCAAGAAGGCTATCTTTGCATACGAAGAAGCGATCGGATATATGTGCAGCCCCGTCGTGCCAGACAAGGATGGTGTATCAGCTGCTGTGCAG GTGGTGTCCATGGCTTCTCACCTGAACGCTGAAGGCACCACTCTACAAGACCAGCTCCACGATTTGTACCGCCAGTTCGGCTACCATGTGTCTTTCAACTCTTACTTCATAGTGGAGGACCCGGCCGTTGTCGCcaagatattttataaaatacgaaACCATGGTTCAACTCACAGT TATCCGAAATATGTGGGCTCCTGTGAAATAGGATCGATAAACGATTTCACTGCTGGAGTTAGAATACCAGACGATGAAAGAGACAACAGCAAAAGTG ATGCTGTCGGTACCGGCTTGGATCAAAAGTACACGAGCGGTGAAATGATATCTTTCCGATGTCACAATGGACTGAGAGTGATAATACGAACCAGCGGCACTGAGCCCAAGCTGAAATACTACACAGAGCTCGTGTGTGACGCGCCTACACGCAG